In bacterium, a genomic segment contains:
- a CDS encoding NADH-quinone oxidoreductase subunit I: protein MGLKAYLNDIVEAVVTTAKGMRITARYGVDPKEEVTLQYPEERWEIPQGYRGFLHNDIKTCISCSMCVKVCPVDCISLEAVRGADKKMVLASYDINIGRCMYCGLCVEVCPPKSLKHTAGYEMASETRGELILHFIAEDAAEVKARVARQVAEAAAKAEAAKAVDLSAEAAKAGGDDPKAAKAEAPKAAPEKKE from the coding sequence ATGGGCCTGAAGGCATATCTGAACGACATCGTCGAGGCCGTGGTCACCACGGCGAAAGGGATGCGGATCACCGCGCGGTACGGCGTGGATCCGAAGGAAGAGGTCACGCTGCAATACCCCGAGGAGCGGTGGGAAATCCCCCAGGGATACCGCGGCTTCCTCCACAACGACATCAAGACCTGCATCTCGTGCTCCATGTGCGTGAAGGTGTGCCCCGTCGACTGCATCTCATTGGAAGCGGTGCGGGGGGCGGACAAGAAGATGGTCCTCGCCTCCTACGACATCAACATCGGGCGGTGCATGTATTGCGGGCTGTGCGTCGAGGTGTGCCCACCGAAGTCGCTGAAGCACACGGCTGGCTACGAGATGGCGTCGGAGACCCGCGGCGAGCTGATCCTCCACTTCATCGCGGAGGACGCGGCGGAGGTGAAGGCCCGCGTTGCGCGCCAGGTGGCCGAGGCGGCAGCGAAGGCCGAAGCGGCGAAAGCCGTCGACTTGTCCGCCGAAGCTGCCAAGGCCGGCGGTGATGATCCGAAGGCAGCGAAGGCGGAAGCCCCGAAAGCAGCCCCGGAGAAAAAGGAATGA